The Denticeps clupeoides chromosome 5, fDenClu1.1, whole genome shotgun sequence genome includes a region encoding these proteins:
- the LOC114789846 gene encoding uncharacterized protein LOC114789846, whose amino-acid sequence MADTHASLDACEEICSAKLHEKRFNLLLLEMVNLPQGQKPAMIMTCRMFYKGMVRTMAAPQKFMLRVYIATDIAVKYEDADFNGQLSCLIDIQELPEKGILKVVRSESDASSLASSNTEILPHVPVSERRKSWPDTFTVPTFSYEVEHVLEEGNIAYDRSGKTLKLSRAQKHNILESMASVIHGFKPYPSDRDVGMAAEALVKAHPCLKEPGSENGWYGWKISLKFKMGNYRTKLARSGCLEVSVNTGKRSKNNPDKDPPHSNIKRARRAEVNFLPNFPKGQNQASLEEMRLDILHEVEKSEKNLLLIDNLMQMTFSLRRHEIVQENPLLKDFLVKWPALQIESQVCAEFHRITNTNLRNPFYAELDRHTPRLFALYRQKASHTGKVLEVLRDILRIYDREDMHDINIKRTVVLCALAVYLREDDPQFFKTWNVEDSDEPDITGTPLALVMEVTENTGPVCFNPARTAVLVEDEFVLSDIPTFPEAFVFLFGLMHMENSSSAR is encoded by the exons ATGGCGGACACTCATGCGAGTCTGGACGCATGTGAGGAGATTT GTTCTGCAAAGCTACACGAGAAGAGATTCAATCTTCTGCTGTTGGAGATGGTGAATTTACCCCAAGGACAAAAGCCAGCCATGATCATGACCTGCAGGATGTTTTACAAGGGGATGGTCAGA ACGATGGCAGCACCCCAGAAATTCATGCTGCGTGTTTACATTGCCACAGATATTGCAGTGAAA TATGAGGATGCAGATTTTAATGGACAACTGAGCTGTCTGATTGATATTCAAGAGTTACCAGAGAAGGGAATACTCAAAGTTGTTAGATCAGAATCTGATGCCAGCTCACTTGCAAGTTCTAATACAGAAATCCTTCCTCATGTGCCTGTAAGCGAGCGTCGGAAGAGCTGGCCTGACACTTTTACTGTGCCTACTTTTTCCTATGAAGTCGAGCATGTGCTTGAAGAGGGAAATATTGCCTATGACAGATCTGGAAAGACACTGAAATTATCCAGGGCCCAAAAGCACAACATCCTAGAGAGCATGGCATCAGTAATCCATGGTTTCAAACCTTACCCAAGTGACAGGGATGTGGGTATGGCAGCAGAGGCTCTTGTTAAAGCTCATCCATGCCTTAAAGAGCCTGGAAGTGAAAATGGATGGTATGGATGGAAGATAAGCCTTAAATTCAAAATGGGCAATTACCGTACCAAGCTAGCCAGATCTGGATGCCTGGAGGTGTCGGTCAACACAGGCAAAAGAAGTAAGAACAATCCTGACAAAGACCCTCCCCACTCCAACATAAAACGAGCAAGACGAGCAGAAGTGAACTTCCTTCCAAACTTTCCAAAGGGACAAAACCAGGCTAGTTTGGAAGAAATGAGATTAGACATTCTACACGAAGTTGAGAAGAGTGAGAAAAACCTGTTGTTGATAGATAATTTAATGCAGATGACATTTTCACTTCGTCGCCATGAGATTGTACAAGAAAACCCATTGTTGAAAGACTTCCTGGTGAAATGGCCAGCACTTCAGATTGAGTCGCAG GTTTGTGCAGAGTTTCATCGCATCACAAACACCAATCTTCGAAACCCGTTCTATGCCGAATTGGACAGGCATACACCACGACTTTTTGCCTTGTACAGGCAAAAAGCGTCACATACTGGCAAGGTCTTGGAGGTGCTGCGtgacatcctcaggatttatgaTCGTGAG GATATGCATGATATCAACATAAAGCGCACTGTGGTTCTTTGTGCCCTAGCAGTGTACTTACGTGAAGATGACCCACAGTTTTTTAAGACATGGAAT gtggaggattcagatgaGCCAGACATCACTGGTACCCCTCTTGCCCTTGTGATGGAAGTCACTGAGAACACTGGTCCTGTCTGTTTCAATCCGGCAAGGACCGCTGTTCTGGTGGAAGATGAGTTTGTGCTGAGCGACATCCCCACGTTTCCTGAGGCTTTTGTGTTTCTCTTTGGGTTAAT GCACATGGAGAACAGCAGCAGTGCTCGATGA
- the mecr gene encoding enoyl-[acyl-carrier-protein] reductase, mitochondrial, whose product MLGVNPCTALRMLSDFEDLKPGDSVIQNAANSGVGQAVIQIAAAKGVQSINVVRDRLDFQQLSNRLMEMGATHVFKDEMLRRPEMKELFKVCPRPKLALNGVGGKSATELLRHLQSRGTMVTYGGMAKQPVSVPVSALIFKDVKVQGFWVTRWKKNHSKDERALRGMLDELCSLICEGKLSAPACSQWAFQDFPKALDAAMKPFISSKQILVMSS is encoded by the exons ATGTTAGGGGTCAACCCCTGCACTGCCCTTAGGATGCTTTCTGATTTTGAGGATCTAAAGCCAG GAGACTCAGTGATACAGAATGCTGCCAACAGTGGTGTGGGCCAGGCAGTCATTCAGATAGCTGCAGCTAAAGGAGTCCAATCCATCAATGTGGTCAGAGACAG ACTGGACTTCCAGCAGCTTAGCAACCGACTAATGGAGATGGGAGCCACTCATGTGTTCAAGGATGAAATGTTAAGACGACCAGAAATGAAGGAACTCTTTAAG GTCTGCCCTCGACCAAAACTAGCACTTAATGGTGTTGGAGGAAAAAGTGCAACAGAGTTGCTCCGCCACTTACA GTCTCGTGGCACCATGGTGACATATGGTGGGATGGCCAAGCAACCAGTTTCTGTGCCAGTG AGTGCCCTTATCTTTAAGGATGTGAAGGTACAAGGCTTTTGGGTGACAAGGTGGAAGAAGAACCATAGTAAAG ATGAAAGGGCACTGCGTGGTATGCTGGATGAGCTCTGTTCTTTGATTTGTGAGGGAAAGCTCTCTGCTCCTGCCTGTTCACAATGGGCTTTTCAGGATTTCCCCAAAGCTCTGGATGCTGCAATGAAGCCATTCATCTCCTCAAAACAAATTCTTGTCATGTCATCGTAA